A genomic region of Bacteroidota bacterium contains the following coding sequences:
- a CDS encoding sulfite exporter TauE/SafE family protein codes for MLPLLTGIITSAVHVVTGPDHLAAVTPLAIENKHKAWSVGFLWGLGHVLGMLLIGVLFLLFKQLIPIEAISGHSELLVGIVLIIIGIWTFLKLRNKKHAHEHSHPHHHHNGDNYIHVHGHIHTADNGEHKHNHVKPLRQNNITAFLVGTLHGFAGVSHLILILPTLAFPTLFESVIYLTGFAIGTVGAMALFAVILGVLSSRTSLSHKAKWFTILRIAGASFAILIGIFWIIKSI; via the coding sequence ATGCTCCCATTACTTACAGGTATCATTACCAGCGCAGTTCATGTAGTTACCGGACCGGATCACCTGGCAGCGGTTACGCCGCTTGCCATTGAAAACAAACATAAAGCCTGGTCGGTTGGTTTTCTCTGGGGGTTAGGCCACGTTTTGGGCATGCTGCTGATCGGTGTCTTGTTCCTCCTTTTTAAACAATTGATCCCTATTGAAGCCATTTCCGGACATAGTGAACTCCTTGTCGGAATAGTCCTTATCATCATCGGGATATGGACATTCCTGAAATTGCGCAACAAAAAGCATGCTCATGAACATTCGCACCCACACCATCATCACAATGGTGATAATTATATTCATGTTCATGGACACATACATACAGCAGACAACGGAGAGCATAAGCACAACCATGTTAAACCCTTACGCCAAAACAACATTACTGCTTTTCTGGTTGGTACGTTGCACGGTTTTGCAGGAGTATCCCATCTTATTCTCATTCTTCCTACCCTTGCTTTCCCTACGCTTTTCGAATCTGTGATATATCTCACAGGATTTGCCATTGGAACCGTCGGGGCAATGGCTTTATTTGCTGTCATCCTTGGGGTGCTTTCCTCACGAACCTCATTGTCGCACAAGGCTAAATGGTTCACCATCCTGCGTATTGCAGGCGCATCGTTTGCAATTTTAATCGGGATATTCTGGATAATAAAATCTATTTAA
- a CDS encoding formylmethanofuran dehydrogenase subunit E family protein produces MIKHKTGLLSVLLIFPLWAQCQETVYDQDNHENHHTYMEYKITGVDTQEKVFTEFPFHQELFCDDVRPYIRHIIDNHGMAEWRAGVLTNEIHGHLGIYAIIGMKMGIRALEELDAEADHVNVISFAGTQPPVSCMNDGLQVSTGATLGHGLISISNDENIRPEAVFSYNGSSVRLRLKTEYWNTIRNDVKTSAGRYGALTDPYWQDIRAHAIRYWGEWNRDEIFELIK; encoded by the coding sequence ATGATAAAACACAAGACCGGGTTATTATCGGTATTACTGATATTTCCATTATGGGCTCAATGTCAGGAAACCGTTTATGATCAGGATAATCATGAAAATCATCATACATATATGGAATATAAAATAACGGGAGTCGACACCCAGGAGAAGGTTTTTACAGAATTCCCTTTTCATCAGGAATTGTTCTGTGACGATGTCAGGCCTTATATCCGGCACATCATTGATAATCATGGAATGGCGGAATGGAGGGCCGGAGTACTCACGAACGAGATCCATGGCCATTTGGGAATATATGCCATCATTGGCATGAAGATGGGGATTCGTGCCCTGGAGGAACTGGACGCAGAAGCAGACCATGTTAATGTGATTTCTTTTGCAGGAACCCAGCCTCCTGTATCTTGCATGAACGATGGGTTGCAGGTGAGTACCGGAGCCACCCTCGGTCATGGCTTGATCAGCATTAGCAATGACGAGAATATCAGGCCTGAAGCCGTTTTTAGCTATAATGGCTCAAGCGTTAGGCTAAGGCTTAAAACGGAATACTGGAATACCATCCGCAACGATGTAAAAACATCAGCCGGACGGTATGGCGCATTAACCGACCCTTACTGGCAGGATATCAGAGCCCATGCCATTCGCTATTGGGGTGAATGGAACAGAGATGAAATCTTTGAATTAATAAAATAA
- a CDS encoding RNA polymerase sigma factor: protein MEPDSVYINEFLKNKNQKAFTELMKRYQDKVFRFCVAYSGNKADAEDLAQEIFIKVFHNLGNFRSESLFGTWLYRIMINHCHNTYNSKRFRFRKLIQENSTIPDKGSDDPESLVIAREKTKMIYEGLSLLEGNQRSVLILRDIDGLTYEEISELLHLKSGTVKSTLARARIKVANYLKRRLYYELP, encoded by the coding sequence ATGGAACCGGATTCCGTATATATAAATGAATTCCTGAAAAACAAGAATCAAAAAGCCTTTACGGAGTTGATGAAACGTTATCAGGACAAAGTTTTCCGGTTTTGTGTTGCTTATTCAGGCAATAAGGCAGATGCAGAGGATCTCGCACAGGAAATATTTATAAAAGTTTTTCATAATCTGGGAAATTTTCGTTCAGAATCGCTTTTTGGAACATGGCTATACCGGATCATGATAAATCATTGCCATAATACATATAACTCAAAAAGGTTCAGGTTCAGAAAGCTAATTCAGGAAAACAGTACAATTCCTGACAAAGGTTCTGATGACCCGGAAAGTCTTGTAATAGCCAGGGAAAAAACAAAAATGATTTATGAAGGCCTCAGCCTTCTGGAGGGCAATCAAAGAAGCGTGCTGATCTTAAGAGACATAGACGGGTTAACCTATGAAGAGATTTCGGAATTGCTTCATTTGAAGTCAGGTACAGTAAAATCTACACTAGCCAGGGCCAGGATAAAAGTGGCCAATTATCTTAAAAGGAGGTTGTATTATGAATTGCCGTAA
- a CDS encoding Ni/Fe hydrogenase subunit alpha, translated as MTKKITIEPVTRVEGHGKVTIHLDDQNNVSQSRLHIVEFRGFERFVQGRPYWEAPVLVQRLCGICPVSHHLAAAKALDVIVGAGTGDGLTPTGEKMRRLMHYGQMFQSHALHFFHLVSPDLLFGIDSDPAIRNVIGVALKHKDLAVMGVMMRKYGQEVIRATAGKKIHGTGAIPGGINKHLTQEEKEFFLNGPDPMNIDKMLEWSVASIEFFKNYYKEHKSFIDNFAHFPSNHLSLVRKDGAMDLYHGVIRAVDSEGNKILDDIDYQNYEEYILEEVRNWSYMKFPYIKKLGKEKGWYRVGPLARLNTADFIPSPLAQKEFEIFKSLTNGKPNNHCMHYHYARLIELLHSAEMIKELLHDPDLMKGDLTIKGTKQSRGVGLIEAPRGTLFHHYEINDKDQIVLANLIVSTTNNNEPMNRSVNFVAKSWMNGQREITEPMMNAVEVAIRAYDPCLSCATHALGQMPLDISLYDSENNLIDRKTT; from the coding sequence ATGACTAAGAAAATAACCATAGAACCGGTAACCCGGGTTGAAGGTCACGGAAAAGTCACCATACACCTTGATGATCAGAATAATGTTTCTCAATCGAGATTGCACATTGTGGAATTCAGGGGATTCGAAAGGTTTGTCCAGGGACGGCCCTATTGGGAAGCTCCCGTGCTGGTACAGCGTCTTTGCGGTATCTGTCCGGTTAGCCACCATCTGGCCGCTGCCAAGGCTCTCGACGTGATCGTCGGTGCCGGCACAGGCGACGGACTGACCCCGACCGGTGAGAAAATGCGCCGTCTCATGCACTACGGACAAATGTTCCAATCGCATGCGCTGCATTTCTTCCATCTTGTTTCACCCGACCTGCTCTTCGGTATCGACTCCGATCCGGCAATTCGTAATGTTATCGGTGTTGCGCTCAAACATAAAGACCTGGCCGTAATGGGCGTAATGATGCGTAAATACGGACAGGAAGTGATCCGTGCCACTGCAGGTAAGAAAATTCACGGAACCGGCGCCATTCCTGGCGGTATCAATAAGCACCTTACCCAGGAAGAAAAGGAATTCTTCCTGAATGGACCCGATCCCATGAACATTGATAAAATGCTCGAATGGTCTGTTGCCTCTATCGAATTCTTTAAGAATTACTATAAGGAGCACAAATCCTTCATCGACAACTTTGCACATTTCCCGTCGAACCACCTGAGCCTTGTCAGGAAAGACGGCGCCATGGATCTCTATCATGGTGTTATTCGTGCCGTCGACAGCGAAGGAAACAAGATACTCGACGATATCGACTACCAGAACTACGAGGAATACATCCTGGAAGAAGTGAGGAACTGGAGTTACATGAAGTTCCCCTACATTAAAAAGCTGGGTAAGGAAAAAGGCTGGTACAGAGTAGGACCGCTGGCCCGTCTCAACACGGCTGATTTCATCCCATCACCTTTGGCACAGAAGGAGTTTGAGATTTTCAAATCTCTCACTAACGGAAAACCCAACAATCATTGCATGCATTACCATTATGCACGTTTGATCGAATTATTGCATTCTGCTGAAATGATAAAGGAACTGCTGCATGATCCCGATCTGATGAAGGGAGACCTCACGATCAAGGGTACCAAGCAAAGCCGTGGTGTAGGACTTATTGAAGCTCCAAGGGGTACTCTCTTCCACCACTATGAGATCAACGATAAGGATCAGATAGTGTTGGCCAACCTCATCGTGTCTACAACCAACAACAATGAACCGATGAACCGCTCAGTTAACTTTGTTGCCAAGAGTTGGATGAACGGACAGAGGGAGATCACCGAGCCCATGATGAATGCAGTGGAAGTAGCCATTCGTGCCTATGACCCCTGCCTGAGCTGTGCAACCCATGCTTTGGGACAAATGCCCCTGGATATTTCCCTGTACGATTCGGAAAATAATCTGATTGACAGGAAAACAACCTAA
- a CDS encoding (2Fe-2S)-binding protein, protein MADKIKFTIDGKECFAEPGQSILDAALDNGVFIPSLCHMKGVIPAGSCRICNVKVAGRFMTACTTPVANGMEVENDIPELQELRISIIEMLFVSGNHFCPACEKSGNCELQALAYRYQMMVPRFPYIFPEKKVDPDSPKLFIERNRCILCKRCIRTLKDESGKNMFAFNKRSNKLTINLDHELAANISDEMAQKAMDTCPVGSIIKKEKGFDQPIGHRKFDKKAIGTDITSVV, encoded by the coding sequence ATGGCTGATAAAATTAAATTTACCATAGACGGAAAAGAGTGCTTCGCCGAACCGGGTCAGAGTATTCTGGATGCAGCTCTCGATAATGGCGTTTTTATTCCATCCCTTTGTCATATGAAGGGTGTTATTCCTGCAGGTTCATGCCGAATCTGCAACGTAAAGGTAGCCGGCAGGTTTATGACCGCATGTACTACACCGGTTGCCAACGGTATGGAGGTGGAGAATGATATTCCCGAGCTCCAGGAGTTGAGGATATCGATCATCGAAATGCTTTTTGTTTCAGGAAATCACTTCTGCCCTGCATGTGAAAAAAGCGGTAACTGCGAGTTACAAGCCCTGGCGTACAGGTACCAGATGATGGTACCCCGTTTTCCTTATATTTTCCCGGAAAAAAAGGTGGATCCAGACAGTCCGAAACTCTTTATCGAACGTAATCGCTGCATCCTTTGCAAACGTTGTATTCGCACCTTGAAGGATGAATCAGGGAAAAACATGTTCGCTTTCAATAAAAGAAGCAATAAGCTCACGATCAACCTCGATCACGAACTTGCTGCAAATATTTCCGATGAAATGGCACAAAAAGCCATGGATACCTGCCCTGTAGGCTCCATTATCAAAAAGGAGAAAGGTTTCGACCAACCTATCGGACACAGGAAATTCGATAAGAAAGCAATCGGAACAGATATTACCAGTGTTGTTTAG
- a CDS encoding T9SS type A sorting domain-containing protein: MKTIILLSLLFILSLFTVAQDKPPVAYDDLATAMAGIPISVNVMVNDATQEGDTSVIYYVDAKYGMATFQDSIITYTSEIYLDRTDSVKYLIKDINNGLVSEFGYLIIIIENHSFGWLDINDIRARFNAWGGHFWDYYNEGVHFYVPGNSKKGSMFCSTLWIGGNDEYGNLHLAAERYRQVGVDYFIGPVSDSYDEDYLIKWQKMWSLSRQEVEDHRANWWKPDYIVPEEIATWPAHGDESLGQTPDIAPYYDYDGDGHYDPMQGDYPVIRGDKTLFFVFNDTRDAHTETQGRKLGIQVNAMAYAFDCPQDSALNQSLFLHYTLINTSDTTYYDTYAGMFADFDLGNPWDDFFGSDVAQSSIYVYNGDDDDDPAYPAYSDRSYGLYPPAQSLTLLGGPFMDPDGEDNPTVDLQGNPLCDFSINGLNFDDGIVDNERLGMTYSMSFSTNYSLEPYYAFDYYNMLQSVWADNTHLKYGSAGHSGSDTIGSDCRFVYPGNSDTLNWGTGCTPPPEPYNQPGVYWYEEIAGNLPSDRRGILSSGPFTFAPGDQHALDMAFIFARDYKNPSHLASRELLRNRIDIIHQYFLNDSTPCGSSFSNILKKPEQTNDITLYPNPADDHISVSGINTGFYRISDISGRIVQEGILDDNPVSLTGISPGLYFMHLVYNGKSVTRKFIRLP; this comes from the coding sequence ATGAAAACCATTATTTTACTTAGCCTTTTGTTTATCTTATCGCTTTTTACGGTAGCCCAGGACAAGCCACCGGTTGCATACGATGATTTAGCCACAGCCATGGCCGGTATACCCATCAGCGTAAATGTTATGGTCAACGATGCGACCCAGGAAGGAGACACATCGGTTATTTATTATGTTGATGCAAAGTATGGAATGGCAACGTTTCAGGATAGCATCATCACATACACCTCCGAGATATACCTTGACAGGACTGACAGTGTGAAGTACCTGATCAAAGATATTAACAACGGATTGGTTTCGGAATTTGGTTACCTTATTATTATCATTGAGAATCATTCTTTTGGCTGGCTTGACATAAATGATATCCGTGCAAGATTTAATGCGTGGGGAGGTCACTTTTGGGATTATTACAATGAGGGGGTGCATTTTTATGTCCCTGGCAATTCGAAGAAGGGAAGCATGTTTTGCAGCACACTTTGGATAGGAGGAAATGACGAATACGGCAATCTGCATCTTGCCGCAGAACGTTACCGCCAGGTTGGGGTGGATTATTTTATAGGACCGGTTTCCGATTCTTATGATGAGGATTACCTGATCAAATGGCAAAAGATGTGGAGCCTGAGTCGCCAGGAAGTAGAAGATCACCGGGCAAACTGGTGGAAACCGGACTATATTGTTCCCGAAGAAATAGCAACCTGGCCTGCACACGGGGATGAGTCATTGGGACAAACACCTGATATCGCACCTTATTACGACTATGATGGAGACGGCCATTACGATCCCATGCAGGGCGACTATCCGGTGATCCGGGGCGATAAAACCTTGTTTTTTGTTTTCAACGACACACGTGATGCCCATACCGAAACCCAGGGCAGGAAGCTGGGAATACAGGTAAACGCCATGGCCTATGCGTTCGACTGCCCTCAGGACTCGGCACTGAACCAGTCGCTTTTCCTGCATTATACACTAATAAACACATCCGACACAACTTATTATGATACCTATGCCGGGATGTTTGCTGATTTTGACCTGGGAAATCCCTGGGATGATTTTTTCGGGAGCGATGTCGCACAAAGCTCCATTTATGTTTACAACGGCGATGATGATGACGATCCCGCTTATCCTGCATATTCTGACAGGAGTTACGGCCTATACCCGCCCGCACAGTCATTAACCCTGCTTGGCGGCCCTTTCATGGATCCCGACGGGGAAGATAATCCCACGGTAGACCTTCAGGGAAATCCTCTCTGTGATTTTTCCATCAACGGATTGAATTTTGACGATGGCATCGTGGATAATGAACGATTGGGAATGACCTATTCCATGAGCTTTTCAACCAATTATTCCCTGGAACCTTACTATGCCTTCGACTATTATAACATGCTCCAATCCGTCTGGGCCGACAATACACACCTTAAATACGGTTCAGCAGGCCATTCAGGATCAGATACAATAGGATCCGATTGCAGATTTGTGTATCCCGGAAATTCCGACACACTCAACTGGGGAACAGGATGCACACCACCTCCCGAACCTTACAATCAACCCGGTGTTTACTGGTATGAAGAAATAGCTGGCAACCTGCCCTCCGACCGCAGGGGGATCCTTTCATCCGGTCCGTTTACCTTTGCTCCGGGAGATCAGCATGCCCTCGATATGGCATTTATTTTTGCCCGTGACTACAAGAATCCCAGCCATCTTGCTTCAAGAGAGCTGCTACGTAACAGGATCGATATTATCCATCAATATTTCCTGAATGACTCCACACCCTGTGGGAGCAGTTTTTCAAACATCCTGAAAAAGCCTGAGCAAACGAATGATATAACCTTATATCCCAATCCGGCCGACGATCATATCTCTGTATCAGGAATAAATACAGGATTTTACCGGATCAGCGATATCTCCGGCAGAATTGTACAGGAAGGGATCCTTGATGATAATCCGGTCTCCCTGACCGGAATTTCCCCGGGCCTGTACTTCATGCATCTTGTTTATAATGGAAAATCCGTTACAAGGAAATTCATTCGATTGCCCTGA
- a CDS encoding NAD(P)H-dependent oxidoreductase subunit E has translation MRNAVQNILKKFGNDRGRLMDILKDVQQEFGYVGDEAKQLIAGGLNISKVDVEQTLSFYHFYTDAPRGKYTVYLNDSLVAWMMGMADVAAAFEREAGCRFGSVSEDVIIGLFYTSDIGMNDQEPAAMINGKVFTSLTPYVVKDLVADMRKGKPVDEMIKRHGDGRNASQLVRSMVNNNIRRKGDVIFSEYSAGSGLKKALAMDPAQVVETVKASYLRGRGGAGFPTGLKWEFCRRSNSEISFVLCNCDEGEPGTFKERVLLTEYPHLVFEGMIIAGYAVGAKYGILYLRQEYEYLLAYLENVLTELRNSKLLGNDIAGKTGFNYDIRIQLGAGAYVCGEESALIESCEGKRGEPRNRPPFPVQKGYLNQPTIINNAETLASVVKIMLNGADWYTMMGSRESTGTKLLSISGDCKYPGVYEVEWGVRIRDILEMSGAEDVQAVQVGGPSGECIGPNDFKRTICFEDLPTGGSMIIIGNKRNLIRDVVVNFMEFFIEESCGSCAPCRTLPTLLKHKLEKILNGHGVLQDLDDLQSWGSKMKMANRCGLGQTAANPILSTLKNFRHKYEELVRKDVDYASEFDMAAAVAESCEYVGRTPKL, from the coding sequence ATGAGAAATGCTGTCCAAAACATTCTGAAAAAGTTTGGAAATGACCGAGGCAGATTGATGGACATCCTGAAAGATGTTCAGCAGGAGTTTGGGTATGTCGGAGATGAGGCAAAGCAACTCATTGCCGGGGGCTTGAACATCTCAAAGGTAGATGTTGAGCAGACCTTATCCTTCTATCATTTCTACACGGATGCCCCACGCGGCAAGTATACCGTTTATTTGAACGACAGTCTGGTAGCCTGGATGATGGGGATGGCCGATGTGGCTGCTGCATTTGAGCGTGAAGCCGGATGCCGGTTTGGTTCTGTCAGTGAAGATGTTATCATTGGCTTGTTTTACACATCCGATATCGGGATGAACGATCAGGAACCTGCTGCCATGATCAATGGCAAGGTTTTTACCAGTCTCACACCGTATGTTGTGAAGGATCTGGTAGCCGATATGCGTAAAGGAAAACCGGTAGATGAGATGATTAAACGTCATGGTGACGGCAGGAATGCTTCACAATTGGTCAGATCCATGGTAAATAACAACATCCGCAGAAAGGGGGATGTGATTTTCTCCGAATATTCTGCTGGCAGTGGTTTAAAGAAGGCATTGGCTATGGATCCCGCACAGGTTGTAGAAACCGTAAAGGCTTCCTATCTGCGTGGCAGGGGAGGAGCCGGTTTCCCGACCGGGTTGAAATGGGAATTCTGCCGCAGGTCGAACAGTGAGATTTCATTTGTATTATGCAACTGTGACGAGGGTGAGCCGGGGACTTTCAAGGAAAGGGTTTTACTAACCGAATATCCACACCTGGTATTTGAAGGGATGATCATTGCCGGTTATGCTGTCGGAGCCAAGTATGGCATCCTGTATCTGAGGCAGGAATATGAATATCTGCTTGCATATTTGGAAAATGTGCTGACTGAATTGAGGAACAGTAAGTTATTGGGTAATGATATAGCAGGAAAGACCGGATTCAACTATGATATCCGTATTCAGCTGGGAGCCGGTGCTTATGTATGCGGTGAAGAATCCGCACTGATAGAATCATGCGAGGGTAAACGCGGAGAACCCAGAAACCGTCCTCCTTTCCCAGTCCAGAAAGGTTACCTGAACCAGCCTACCATCATCAACAACGCAGAAACTCTGGCATCTGTTGTTAAGATCATGCTTAACGGAGCCGACTGGTATACGATGATGGGATCACGCGAAAGTACAGGGACGAAGCTTCTCAGTATTTCCGGTGATTGCAAGTATCCGGGCGTATACGAGGTAGAATGGGGTGTAAGGATCAGAGATATACTTGAAATGTCCGGAGCTGAAGATGTTCAGGCTGTTCAGGTTGGTGGACCTTCCGGTGAATGTATCGGCCCTAACGATTTCAAGCGCACTATTTGTTTTGAAGATCTTCCAACGGGTGGATCCATGATCATTATCGGGAACAAACGCAACCTGATCCGCGATGTAGTGGTCAACTTCATGGAATTCTTTATTGAAGAATCATGTGGCTCATGCGCACCTTGCCGTACACTGCCCACATTGCTTAAACATAAATTGGAGAAGATCCTTAACGGTCATGGAGTACTTCAGGACCTCGACGATCTCCAGAGCTGGGGAAGCAAAATGAAAATGGCCAACCGTTGTGGACTGGGTCAGACTGCCGCGAATCCCATCCTGAGTACCCTCAAGAATTTCAGGCATAAATATGAGGAATTAGTCAGAAAGGATGTGGATTATGCTTCGGAATTCGACATGGCAGCTGCCGTCGCCGAATCATGCGAATATGTTGGGCGTACCCCTAAATTGTAA
- a CDS encoding hydrogenase maturation protease, with the protein MTKVLLYGFGNPGRRDDGLGIAFVDKIEQWALSAGKTNMEFESNYQLNIEDAEVIAGKDLVIFADASREEISDYCVSKVDESSKVAFTSHEASPGYVVKLCKDLFGNAPPAYLVHIRGYDWDFAEGLSEKALENLDKAVACFLDILEKPETFIEGTKNVKFC; encoded by the coding sequence GTGACAAAAGTTCTTTTATATGGTTTTGGAAATCCGGGTCGCCGGGATGACGGGTTAGGCATTGCTTTTGTCGACAAAATTGAGCAATGGGCATTATCCGCCGGTAAAACGAATATGGAGTTTGAGAGTAACTACCAGCTCAACATTGAAGATGCTGAAGTTATTGCAGGGAAAGACCTGGTGATCTTTGCTGATGCTTCCAGGGAGGAGATCAGCGACTATTGCGTTAGCAAGGTGGATGAATCTTCCAAGGTCGCTTTTACCTCTCACGAAGCATCACCGGGATATGTTGTGAAGCTTTGCAAGGATCTTTTTGGCAATGCCCCTCCTGCCTACCTGGTTCATATCCGTGGATATGACTGGGATTTTGCGGAAGGGTTGTCGGAAAAGGCTCTTGAAAACCTTGATAAAGCAGTTGCATGCTTCCTGGATATACTGGAAAAACCCGAAACCTTTATCGAAGGGACAAAGAATGTAAAGTTTTGTTGA
- a CDS encoding NADP oxidoreductase, producing the protein MSKPIVATTSLAGCFGCHMSLLDIDERILELIELVEFNKSPIDDIKVFTKQCDIGLIEGGVCNSENVHVLKEFRKHCKILVSVGECAIMGGLPALRNGIPVKECLQEAYLNGPTVTENTEHILPNDDELPMILDKVYPCHEIVKIDYYLPGCPPRADLIWNALVALVTGDELKLPYEVVKFD; encoded by the coding sequence ATGAGTAAACCTATCGTAGCAACAACATCCTTAGCCGGCTGTTTTGGATGTCATATGTCGCTCCTCGACATTGATGAGCGCATACTTGAACTGATAGAACTTGTCGAGTTCAATAAATCACCGATAGATGACATCAAGGTATTTACCAAGCAATGCGATATTGGACTGATCGAAGGCGGTGTATGCAACAGCGAAAATGTTCATGTGCTGAAAGAATTCAGGAAGCATTGCAAGATCCTCGTTTCTGTGGGTGAATGTGCCATCATGGGAGGTCTTCCTGCCTTACGTAACGGTATTCCCGTTAAAGAATGTTTGCAGGAAGCGTATCTCAACGGCCCTACGGTGACCGAGAACACAGAGCACATTCTTCCCAATGATGATGAATTGCCCATGATCCTCGATAAAGTATATCCATGTCATGAGATCGTGAAAATCGACTATTACCTGCCCGGTTGTCCTCCCAGAGCCGACCTTATCTGGAATGCTCTGGTAGCGCTGGTAACAGGCGATGAATTGAAATTACCCTATGAAGTTGTAAAATTTGATTAA
- a CDS encoding dihydroorotate dehydrogenase-like protein has protein sequence MDLSTNYMGLKLRNPIIVSSSKLTSDIQNIKKCADMGAGAIVLKSLFEEQLLADSQKLMDQDDKYFWFPEAVDFINTHSKEQGVKEYLGLISEAKRLTEVPIFGSINCTTSHEWPKFARKLEEAGIDGLELNIAVFPFDAKVSSKEIEDVYVEIVEAVKSYVSVPIAVKIGPCFTNLMQIVSRLSEAGADAVVLFNRFYRPDIDINQEKLMIDNYMSAPEEITQPLRWISLLSNQVKCDLAGNTGIHDAKGMVKMIYSGAAATEICTTLYKNGIGYIDKMLQDLKGWMEEHNFNSIESFKGKIITKAENLAAFERVQFMKKTLTEH, from the coding sequence ATGGATCTATCTACAAATTATATGGGATTGAAACTAAGGAATCCCATCATTGTCAGCAGCTCAAAGCTTACCAGCGACATACAGAACATTAAAAAATGTGCTGATATGGGAGCGGGTGCCATCGTGCTCAAATCATTATTTGAGGAACAGTTGCTTGCCGATTCACAGAAGTTGATGGACCAGGATGATAAGTATTTCTGGTTTCCCGAAGCCGTGGATTTCATCAACACCCATTCCAAAGAACAGGGTGTGAAGGAATACCTGGGATTGATAAGTGAAGCCAAGAGGCTTACAGAGGTTCCTATTTTCGGGAGCATTAACTGTACTACATCCCATGAGTGGCCAAAATTCGCCAGGAAGCTGGAAGAAGCCGGCATCGACGGACTGGAGCTGAATATAGCAGTCTTCCCCTTTGATGCAAAGGTTAGCAGCAAGGAGATCGAAGATGTTTACGTGGAGATCGTGGAAGCTGTGAAAAGTTATGTCAGTGTTCCCATCGCCGTAAAGATCGGTCCTTGTTTCACCAATCTCATGCAGATAGTTTCCAGGCTTTCTGAAGCGGGTGCCGATGCGGTTGTACTGTTTAACCGATTTTATCGTCCGGATATCGATATCAACCAGGAAAAACTCATGATTGATAATTATATGAGTGCTCCGGAAGAAATCACCCAGCCATTGCGCTGGATATCCCTGCTTTCCAACCAGGTAAAATGCGATCTGGCCGGAAATACAGGAATTCACGATGCCAAAGGCATGGTCAAGATGATCTACTCCGGTGCAGCCGCAACCGAGATTTGCACCACCCTTTATAAAAACGGTATTGGTTATATTGACAAAATGCTTCAGGACCTTAAAGGCTGGATGGAAGAGCATAACTTTAATTCCATTGAAAGCTTCAAAGGAAAGATCATCACTAAAGCTGAAAACCTTGCCGCATTCGAAAGGGTTCAATTCATGAAGAAAACCCTCACGGAACACTGA